Proteins encoded in a region of the Paenibacillus sp. W2I17 genome:
- a CDS encoding carbohydrate ABC transporter permease, translating into MRKTKGEKVFYLINYVLLSLVAVSCILPLLNIVALSFSDARAVVSGQVGLWPVDFTWFSYHSLITGTPILNAFWNSVEITLIGTGLSMAVTIMAAYPLSRRHFYHRRFFTMAMVFTMIFNGGLIPTYLVVQNLGLVNSYGALWLPGLVSTYNMLIMRSYFENLPGEVDEAARIDGCGELGLLFRIVLPLSKPLLATIALFYGVGYWNSFMSVMIYINDTSKYNMTVLVQNMIMSNLNVQDFTDPTMISNLTPEGIRAAAVIVMVIPILAVYPFLQKYFVKGVMLGSIKG; encoded by the coding sequence ATGAGAAAAACCAAAGGAGAAAAAGTCTTTTATCTAATCAATTATGTATTGTTGTCATTGGTTGCCGTCAGCTGTATCCTGCCCTTACTGAACATTGTTGCCTTGTCATTTAGTGATGCGAGAGCGGTTGTTTCAGGTCAAGTGGGGTTATGGCCCGTCGATTTCACCTGGTTCTCCTATCACAGCCTAATTACGGGAACGCCGATTCTGAATGCATTCTGGAATAGTGTGGAGATCACATTGATCGGTACAGGGCTCAGCATGGCGGTGACGATTATGGCGGCATATCCGCTGTCACGTAGACATTTTTATCATCGGCGCTTCTTTACGATGGCGATGGTGTTCACGATGATTTTTAACGGTGGACTCATCCCGACTTATTTGGTCGTGCAAAATCTCGGTCTTGTGAACAGTTACGGCGCGCTTTGGCTACCGGGCCTGGTGAGCACGTACAACATGCTGATTATGCGATCTTATTTTGAAAATCTGCCAGGGGAAGTGGACGAGGCTGCGCGCATCGATGGTTGTGGTGAACTGGGGCTTTTGTTCCGCATCGTGTTGCCATTATCCAAACCTTTGCTGGCGACTATTGCTCTCTTTTACGGCGTGGGTTACTGGAATTCGTTCATGAGTGTGATGATTTATATCAATGATACGTCCAAATACAACATGACCGTGCTCGTCCAAAATATGATTATGTCCAATCTGAATGTACAGGATTTTACCGATCCAACGATGATATCGAATCTGACCCCGGAAGGCATTCGGGCAGCAGCTGTCATTGTGATGGTCATACCCATTTTGGCAGTGTATCCGTTCTTGCAGAAGTACTTCGTTAAAGGGGTCATGCTTGGATCAATTAAAGGTTAA
- a CDS encoding sugar ABC transporter permease: MKQRIRQQQLRRFKMNIPLILMFVPVIMFYLTFRYAPIGGLVMAFKDYNFYDGLWNSPWVGFQHFQTLFSDPRTVEIIRNTLFLSLLSIIIGFPIPIILAIMLNEVRNMAFKRTVQTVVYMPHFFSWVIIAMMIMTVFSLENGIVNRWVEAWTGAPYPFMYNKGSWVAVFVGSGIWKDMGFNAIIFLAALTTIDPSQYEAAQMDGASKMRQIWHVTLPGIRSTIILLLILSMGRVMEVGFDQVYMLQNSNVNEIADVISTYIYRTGLQGAQFSLTTAMGLFESLVAFILIFSANYIARRFNEGLW, encoded by the coding sequence ATGAAGCAGCGGATTCGGCAGCAGCAGCTTCGACGATTCAAGATGAATATACCGTTAATCTTGATGTTTGTTCCGGTGATTATGTTCTACCTTACCTTTCGTTATGCACCCATCGGAGGGCTGGTCATGGCCTTCAAGGACTACAACTTCTATGATGGGCTGTGGAACAGTCCATGGGTGGGCTTTCAGCATTTTCAGACGCTGTTCAGTGATCCGCGCACGGTGGAGATTATTCGCAACACCTTGTTCCTCAGTCTGTTAAGCATCATTATCGGGTTTCCCATTCCAATTATTCTGGCCATTATGCTGAATGAAGTGCGAAACATGGCCTTTAAACGAACGGTGCAGACAGTGGTCTATATGCCACACTTCTTTTCCTGGGTCATCATTGCGATGATGATCATGACGGTTTTCTCTTTGGAAAATGGGATCGTAAATCGCTGGGTCGAGGCCTGGACGGGAGCACCTTATCCGTTCATGTACAACAAGGGTTCGTGGGTTGCGGTGTTTGTTGGCTCAGGGATCTGGAAGGACATGGGCTTTAATGCCATCATTTTTCTCGCGGCACTAACGACCATTGATCCGAGCCAATACGAGGCTGCACAGATGGATGGGGCCAGCAAAATGCGCCAGATCTGGCATGTCACCCTTCCGGGTATACGCTCCACCATTATTCTCCTGCTGATTCTATCGATGGGGCGGGTGATGGAGGTCGGATTCGACCAGGTGTATATGCTTCAGAATTCCAATGTCAATGAGATAGCGGATGTAATCAGTACCTATATCTACCGCACCGGTCTTCAGGGAGCACAGTTCAGCCTGACAACAGCGATGGGATTGTTCGAATCACTGGTTGCATTTATCCTCATTTTTAGTGCAAATTATATCGCGCGTCGATTTAACGAAGGTTTGTGGTAG
- a CDS encoding response regulator codes for MNGRMLVVDDEALFRQGLIHLVRNNPLGWEVVGEAADGEEAIQAVHSCTPDLIITDINMPVMDGLDLAERIHESGLDIMIIILTGYREFEYAQRAIRYGAIEFLLKPFSLDEACQVLQKAHERYRRKQSDIRIREQYSQVDRTERLREELTLLLLHHQFGSIMNRIEMLLEEASGMSLSQGKAEIHMLMKVMTDLLVQQLQPQESSGMDSTAPDPLLWIHTIPEVIAWARCKSEEWVDMLMRLTQEQQDHVVTRVIQYIEMNYSSTCTLQAVAAHVHVTPNYLSHLFKKETGQGFSQYVSKRRIDKAKLLLHSTRQSMADIAELTGFDNSSYFTTVFKQMTGVSPREYRKQVAK; via the coding sequence TTGAATGGACGTATGCTCGTAGTGGATGATGAAGCATTATTTCGTCAGGGTCTGATTCATCTGGTTCGCAATAACCCCCTCGGTTGGGAGGTCGTTGGGGAAGCGGCCGATGGAGAAGAAGCAATACAGGCTGTACACAGCTGCACACCTGATCTGATCATTACGGACATCAACATGCCTGTGATGGATGGTCTAGATTTGGCTGAACGCATACACGAGAGTGGACTGGACATTATGATTATCATTTTGACAGGTTATCGTGAGTTCGAATATGCACAGCGTGCCATCCGATATGGAGCAATTGAATTTTTGTTAAAGCCGTTCTCGCTCGATGAAGCATGTCAGGTGTTACAAAAGGCACATGAACGATATCGCCGAAAACAGTCCGACATTCGGATCAGGGAACAATACAGCCAGGTGGACCGTACCGAGAGACTGCGAGAGGAACTGACTTTGTTGCTGCTCCACCATCAATTCGGATCGATAATGAATCGGATCGAGATGTTGCTAGAAGAAGCGTCCGGGATGAGCTTGTCACAAGGCAAAGCGGAGATTCATATGCTTATGAAGGTCATGACGGACTTACTGGTACAACAGCTTCAGCCTCAGGAATCCAGTGGTATGGACTCAACTGCCCCAGATCCACTACTCTGGATTCATACCATACCTGAAGTCATCGCTTGGGCCAGATGTAAGAGCGAAGAGTGGGTGGATATGCTGATGCGGCTAACTCAGGAACAGCAGGATCATGTCGTTACACGAGTTATACAGTATATTGAAATGAACTATTCCAGCACATGCACGTTGCAGGCCGTGGCTGCCCATGTTCATGTGACACCCAACTACTTGAGCCATTTGTTCAAAAAAGAAACAGGACAAGGCTTCAGCCAATATGTCAGCAAGCGCCGAATTGATAAGGCGAAGCTGCTGCTGCACAGCACTCGGCAGAGCATGGCAGATATCGCGGAACTGACCGGGTTCGATAACTCCAGTTATTTTACAACCGTATTCAAACAGATGACGGGGGTATCGCCCCGCGAATATCGCAAGCAAGTAGCCAAGTGA
- a CDS encoding sensor histidine kinase, producing the protein MFLSTATVLISGITGLITYRIHIDLFNEEVSRQYSLTAEQILARLDSRVHDMYKVTDYITLNPSVKNAIKAQTSGISSYDQMKLEDELDDQLYQVRLDAPEIMGLRIYDLKDNIFNLGAFAGSFQQMDPSYLAEMVHRLEGTGGEYGWNRLGPDAFLQEEQSNWILAGRLMRSVDLETYGVMLILFNTSLFESYLKDLRLNEEVAVYLFDADGELLYAFHNQDADPPPLTELSLGATEIRDEQGTTQLYTKQTSDKAGFTLVSKVSLAQIQNKGKIIVKVAVFSAVASILCSWFIITVISGRLLRPLASLVNAMKRVRDGQFDTRVRIETRDELGFIGERFNAMASRIDTLIHEVYERELSEKEAELKAIQAQLNPHFLYNTLSMFFWKFYMLGDEKSARLVTALSEMLQYTLEPAQQLTTVQDEMKQIDHYLQIQQARYQEALSIEIAVPAELFRCQVIRLLLQPIVENVFVHAFSDKRNNRHLEIRGSRHTGHEGEPNLLIIEISDNGCGMHASVIERIMTPVAHADEERQHIGMRSVLRRIELIHGEPYGVQIESTVGEGTLVRLRLPYQIGEDLCREIQVTERSRFC; encoded by the coding sequence TTGTTTTTATCTACCGCCACGGTCTTAATCTCCGGAATCACAGGGTTGATCACCTATCGCATCCATATCGACCTGTTCAATGAAGAGGTCAGTCGCCAGTATAGTCTTACCGCAGAACAGATTCTTGCACGTCTGGATTCCAGGGTACACGACATGTATAAAGTCACCGATTATATCACACTGAATCCCTCCGTAAAAAATGCCATCAAAGCACAGACCTCTGGCATCTCGTCCTATGATCAGATGAAGCTAGAAGATGAACTGGATGATCAGTTGTATCAGGTAAGGCTGGATGCACCGGAGATCATGGGGCTCCGCATATATGACCTGAAGGATAACATATTTAATCTCGGCGCCTTTGCTGGCTCATTTCAACAGATGGATCCTTCCTATCTGGCAGAGATGGTTCATAGACTGGAAGGAACGGGCGGCGAATATGGTTGGAATCGATTGGGGCCGGATGCCTTCTTGCAGGAGGAACAATCCAATTGGATTCTGGCGGGACGATTAATGCGGTCTGTTGATCTGGAGACCTATGGCGTCATGCTAATTCTGTTTAACACCTCGTTGTTCGAATCGTATCTCAAAGATCTGCGACTGAACGAGGAAGTTGCTGTCTACTTGTTTGACGCAGATGGTGAGCTTCTATATGCCTTTCATAATCAGGATGCAGATCCACCACCACTGACCGAGCTAAGCCTAGGGGCGACTGAGATCAGGGACGAGCAGGGAACAACCCAATTGTATACGAAGCAAACGTCAGACAAAGCGGGCTTCACCCTGGTCAGCAAGGTCTCACTCGCTCAGATTCAGAACAAGGGAAAGATCATTGTAAAAGTTGCTGTGTTCTCTGCGGTAGCCAGCATATTATGCTCCTGGTTCATCATTACCGTAATTAGCGGCAGACTGTTGCGTCCACTTGCGAGTCTAGTCAACGCGATGAAAAGAGTGCGTGATGGACAGTTCGATACACGGGTACGGATCGAGACACGGGATGAGCTCGGTTTCATCGGTGAACGATTCAATGCAATGGCTTCCCGGATTGATACGCTTATACATGAAGTGTACGAGCGCGAACTCAGTGAAAAAGAAGCTGAACTCAAAGCTATTCAGGCCCAGCTGAATCCCCATTTTCTGTATAACACGCTGAGCATGTTTTTCTGGAAGTTCTATATGCTTGGTGATGAAAAATCGGCTCGCCTGGTCACTGCCTTGTCCGAGATGCTGCAGTATACGCTGGAACCCGCGCAGCAACTGACGACCGTGCAGGATGAGATGAAGCAAATAGATCACTACCTGCAGATTCAGCAGGCCCGGTATCAGGAAGCCTTGTCGATTGAAATTGCCGTTCCTGCTGAATTGTTTCGCTGTCAGGTGATCCGACTGTTGCTTCAGCCCATCGTGGAGAATGTTTTTGTTCATGCCTTCTCGGACAAAAGGAACAACCGCCATCTGGAAATTCGTGGCTCGCGGCATACCGGGCATGAAGGAGAGCCGAATCTGCTCATCATTGAAATTTCAGATAACGGCTGCGGCATGCACGCATCGGTCATTGAACGCATTATGACGCCAGTGGCACATGCAGATGAGGAACGTCAGCACATTGGCATGCGGAGTGTACTTCGAAGAATTGAGTTGATTCACGGTGAACCCTACGGTGTACAGATCGAGTCGACTGTGGGAGAGGGTACGCTAGTACGTCTTCGTTTGCCTTATCAGATCGGTGAGGACTTATGCCGGGAAATTCAGGTGACTGAGAGGAGTAGGTTCTGTTGA
- a CDS encoding nuclease-related domain-containing protein produces MFKKILSLFKTQPELANQITASASALPSTTTIPPRMVRSKRKKKAEGDWTRQPEEPSTADQLIGLPSEYKVLNDLLVTNPKSRSGYSQIDHVVIGPRAIFVIETRNLTTGEIRGGRREANWSVSSSRVKMYNPLMQHRAHVEAIHAHLGDYKRVRLVSMVTFTNRCRISVDPAVRYVNSDELIIYDHELVETIQRKTERLESEVPETVFQEKDIQAIYALLSSVNSTDPQIRSEHMEKAKGIK; encoded by the coding sequence ATGTTCAAGAAAATCCTGTCTCTGTTCAAGACACAACCAGAGCTTGCGAACCAGATTACAGCCTCCGCTTCAGCGTTACCATCAACGACAACCATTCCCCCGCGTATGGTCCGTAGTAAGCGCAAGAAAAAAGCGGAAGGGGATTGGACACGCCAGCCGGAGGAGCCTAGTACAGCAGATCAGCTGATTGGTCTCCCAAGTGAATATAAAGTGCTGAACGACCTGCTCGTTACCAATCCGAAGTCACGCTCCGGTTATTCGCAGATTGATCATGTCGTAATCGGTCCTCGGGCAATCTTTGTAATCGAAACTCGAAATCTGACGACAGGTGAGATTCGCGGCGGAAGAAGAGAGGCCAATTGGTCGGTCAGCAGCAGCCGGGTCAAAATGTACAATCCACTTATGCAGCATCGTGCACATGTGGAAGCCATTCATGCACACCTCGGAGACTACAAAAGAGTACGTCTTGTCTCCATGGTGACCTTCACCAACCGTTGCCGCATCAGTGTTGATCCTGCTGTGAGGTATGTGAATTCGGATGAACTGATCATCTACGATCATGAGTTGGTGGAAACGATTCAGCGGAAGACGGAACGACTTGAGAGTGAGGTTCCCGAAACCGTATTTCAAGAGAAAGATATTCAGGCGATCTACGCTCTGTTATCATCGGTTAATTCCACGGATCCTCAGATTAGGTCAGAGCATATGGAGAAGGCTAAAGGGATCAAATAA
- a CDS encoding NAD(P)-dependent oxidoreductase produces MTNTTKAPGETKVGFIGTGVMGKSMAGHIQQAGYPLHVYTRTAAKAEALVKEGAVWHDTPGKLAAACDVIITMVGYPKDVEEIYLGEDGLVANAKAGSYLIDMTTSSPLLAARIFEAAEAKGLHALDAPVSGGDIGAQNAKLSIMVGGSSEAFEAVRPLFEQMGTNIVLQGKAGAGQHTKMCNQIAIASGMMGVCEALAYAKTSGLDAETVLKSIATGAAGSWSLSNLGPRMIAGDYEPGFYVKHFIKDMGIALESAKAMGMKTPGLALAESLYQEIANNGLEEKGTQVLYTYYLQA; encoded by the coding sequence ATGACAAATACAACGAAGGCACCTGGAGAGACAAAAGTTGGCTTTATTGGTACAGGCGTGATGGGTAAAAGCATGGCTGGGCACATCCAGCAAGCGGGATATCCGCTGCATGTATACACGCGAACTGCTGCCAAAGCGGAAGCGTTGGTGAAAGAAGGTGCCGTATGGCATGACACACCAGGCAAACTGGCTGCTGCGTGTGATGTCATCATAACGATGGTGGGGTATCCGAAAGATGTAGAGGAGATTTATCTCGGTGAGGATGGTCTCGTAGCCAATGCCAAAGCGGGTTCATATCTGATTGATATGACAACATCCAGTCCGTTACTGGCTGCACGAATCTTTGAAGCTGCGGAAGCCAAAGGACTGCATGCACTGGACGCACCTGTGTCGGGCGGTGATATCGGAGCGCAGAACGCGAAGCTGTCCATTATGGTTGGTGGTAGTTCGGAGGCCTTTGAAGCTGTGCGTCCGCTGTTTGAGCAGATGGGCACCAACATTGTGCTGCAAGGCAAGGCGGGAGCCGGGCAGCATACCAAAATGTGCAACCAGATTGCCATTGCCTCTGGCATGATGGGCGTATGCGAAGCACTTGCCTATGCCAAGACGTCTGGTCTGGACGCGGAGACCGTGCTGAAGAGCATAGCTACCGGTGCAGCCGGAAGCTGGTCACTCAGCAATCTCGGTCCGCGCATGATCGCAGGCGATTATGAGCCTGGATTCTATGTGAAACATTTTATCAAAGACATGGGAATTGCACTGGAGTCTGCAAAAGCGATGGGCATGAAAACGCCTGGGCTGGCTCTGGCCGAATCTCTGTATCAGGAAATAGCAAATAATGGTCTGGAAGAGAAGGGTACACAGGTGCTCTACACCTATTATCTTCAGGCTTAA
- a CDS encoding endospore germination permease: protein MSREKGQITIWLSFSIILLSAGLVCHVLSIPGILEAAGRDGWLSVVAAGPFFMLFLCMMYIIIRRVRGQRLTDWITREFGAVPSWIFRISASILLFTLGTHTLYETTNWTVSTYLQFTPPYVLAGGGALVAAWAAAKGIRSIAMTSSLLLPFVILLGYFVMSANMKYKDYSLLFPIMENGMSPVWRGMIYSLAGLMEIWILMLFQHEVRGKIRWWHVLILGVFMLSMAIGPTIGAIVEFGPEEAAKQRNSPYEQWKLVNIGKLLQHVDFLSIYQWLSGSFARIAISMYLIVDLLNFRRPKKRYIAILTITVIMSFMAMQWWRIDYVDYYVDHIQFPVMLAYVSIVTVILTIAALIHKKDKEAPEHADLSPAQE from the coding sequence ATGAGTCGTGAAAAAGGTCAAATAACCATTTGGTTGTCCTTTTCCATCATTTTATTAAGTGCCGGACTGGTCTGCCATGTCTTGTCCATTCCAGGAATCCTCGAAGCAGCAGGCAGGGATGGATGGTTGTCTGTCGTGGCGGCTGGCCCTTTTTTCATGTTGTTTCTATGTATGATGTATATCATCATTCGGCGAGTACGTGGACAGCGATTAACAGATTGGATTACGCGAGAATTCGGGGCGGTCCCTTCCTGGATCTTCCGGATTTCCGCTTCCATTCTGCTGTTCACGCTTGGCACGCATACGCTGTATGAGACAACCAACTGGACCGTATCCACGTATCTTCAATTCACACCTCCCTATGTTCTGGCCGGTGGCGGAGCATTGGTTGCCGCTTGGGCAGCGGCTAAAGGCATACGCTCCATCGCGATGACTTCCAGTCTACTGCTACCCTTTGTCATTTTGCTTGGTTATTTTGTAATGTCCGCCAATATGAAATATAAAGACTACAGTCTACTGTTCCCGATTATGGAGAACGGCATGAGTCCCGTGTGGCGGGGCATGATCTACTCTCTTGCAGGGCTTATGGAAATCTGGATTCTTATGTTGTTCCAACATGAAGTCAGAGGCAAAATTCGTTGGTGGCATGTTCTGATCCTCGGCGTGTTTATGCTCAGTATGGCGATCGGTCCCACGATCGGAGCCATCGTGGAGTTTGGTCCAGAAGAAGCAGCCAAACAACGGAACAGTCCCTATGAACAATGGAAACTTGTGAATATCGGCAAGCTGCTGCAACACGTTGATTTTCTGTCCATCTATCAGTGGCTTAGTGGTTCCTTCGCAAGGATCGCTATATCCATGTATCTCATCGTGGATCTGTTGAATTTCCGCAGACCGAAGAAACGATATATCGCGATTCTCACCATCACCGTCATCATGAGCTTCATGGCGATGCAATGGTGGCGCATTGATTACGTCGACTATTACGTGGATCATATTCAGTTCCCGGTCATGCTGGCCTATGTCTCAATCGTTACCGTGATATTAACCATTGCTGCATTAATCCACAAAAAGGACAAGGAGGCTCCCGAACATGCCGATCTCAGCCCAGCTCAAGAATAA
- a CDS encoding spore germination protein: protein MPISAQLKNNREVEPFRMNEHNLNTFFAGSDDVIINSHMIGEPPMQLLMTYCSGMVDSEAIYDIILPELKRTYENTHSIRTSDIEKCISLDWTRMDLQDPAFGTELMSLRVFEGHMLVCIPSLQTMWSIDISNIPTRTPEESTTEVSIRGARDGFIEPLAVNVALIRTRLRTNQLACNIELIGTRSATKVALMYIKNIANTELIEDVQDRLRKIEIERILTANELEELLSPSKITLFPVTHYTGRPDFAAECLLNGRFVLIVDGNPSAIIGPVNLFLLLKSPEDASFPFLAVNVGRMLRFLGLMITVFLPGFYIALTSFHMDQIPFPLVATISVGRMGLPMESGMEMFLIMLLMELFREAGVRLPSAIGQTLTVVGGLIIGDSAIRAGMVSPLMIVIIAVTVVAGATIVNQVMTSSVLILRFLCFVLGASLGIYGFILSLILFLIYLTDLKSFGIPYLTPLTPLHFKQAIASLFKLPKGLGKRRPVYLETQEPRKKGNGR from the coding sequence ATGCCGATCTCAGCCCAGCTCAAGAATAATCGTGAAGTTGAACCGTTCAGAATGAACGAGCATAACCTGAATACCTTTTTTGCCGGATCTGATGATGTCATCATCAATAGTCATATGATCGGAGAACCTCCGATGCAACTCCTTATGACCTATTGTAGCGGTATGGTAGATAGTGAAGCGATCTACGATATTATTCTCCCGGAACTCAAACGAACATATGAAAATACACACTCTATCCGTACATCCGACATTGAAAAGTGCATCAGCCTGGATTGGACCCGAATGGATCTGCAAGATCCGGCATTTGGAACTGAACTGATGTCTCTCCGTGTTTTTGAAGGTCATATGTTAGTCTGTATACCATCCCTGCAAACCATGTGGAGTATTGATATATCTAACATCCCTACTCGGACACCGGAGGAATCGACCACCGAAGTTTCGATCCGCGGGGCAAGAGATGGGTTCATTGAACCACTTGCCGTTAATGTTGCCTTGATACGCACCCGTCTTCGTACGAACCAACTTGCCTGTAATATCGAACTGATCGGTACACGTTCTGCAACCAAGGTGGCATTGATGTATATCAAGAATATCGCCAATACAGAGCTGATCGAAGACGTCCAGGATCGATTGCGTAAGATTGAGATCGAACGAATCTTAACCGCCAATGAACTGGAAGAATTGCTGTCGCCTTCGAAGATTACTTTGTTTCCCGTCACCCATTATACGGGCAGGCCTGACTTTGCTGCAGAATGTCTCCTGAACGGACGTTTTGTCCTCATTGTCGACGGCAATCCCAGCGCTATTATTGGGCCAGTCAATCTGTTTCTTTTGCTCAAATCACCGGAGGATGCCAGCTTTCCCTTCTTGGCTGTGAACGTAGGACGGATGCTGCGCTTTCTTGGCCTGATGATCACCGTGTTCCTGCCCGGATTCTATATTGCGCTGACATCCTTTCATATGGATCAGATCCCCTTTCCTCTAGTCGCGACGATCTCGGTTGGACGCATGGGACTTCCGATGGAATCGGGAATGGAGATGTTTCTCATTATGCTGCTGATGGAGCTGTTCCGTGAGGCAGGGGTACGTTTGCCAAGTGCCATCGGCCAGACATTAACTGTCGTTGGAGGTCTGATTATCGGAGATTCCGCCATTCGAGCCGGCATGGTCTCTCCCCTCATGATTGTCATCATCGCAGTTACCGTTGTAGCTGGAGCAACCATTGTGAATCAGGTCATGACCAGTTCTGTGCTGATCCTGAGGTTCCTTTGTTTTGTCTTGGGGGCATCCCTCGGCATCTATGGGTTCATCCTGTCGTTGATTCTGTTCCTCATCTACCTGACCGATCTCAAATCATTTGGCATTCCGTATCTCACGCCGTTAACACCGCTTCATTTCAAACAAGCGATAGCTTCATTATTCAAACTGCCAAAGGGGTTAGGCAAACGAAGACCCGTCTATCTTGAGACTCAAGAACCGCGTAAGAAAGGAAACGGACGATGA
- a CDS encoding Ger(x)C family spore germination protein gives MKHLLQRCLLGLLSLSMCVMTSGCWSAFEIQQVDYAKAFGIDYKDGMYHLYVQTLDFASVAKSESSTKSADTPPVWVGHAEGKTMSLALNELFRTAQLHMAWGHVTAIVMAEGVLTSKHIKEVFDMLGRFPESRYTTWVYGTREPLEKILSATSIYNMTPLDSILHNPLPTYMEESLYPPVLSFKLIATHNDPATTTYLPSIALNDTQWVENEKKHDLFLVEGAFFEKTGYDFEYFPRSQLPGYHWLIKDMRRAPLLVQKDGTIYGALSVGLPKIKIKPVIQGEDVTFNIDAQYLTALYEYLVPTSYEEMIQISEVKLREQIMQTYRHGLERGVDIYGLQEKLYRKNPKLWRKLSNNGSKMMLTEDSIQDLKIHLTIPYTGKYKRKV, from the coding sequence ATGAAACACTTGTTACAGCGATGTCTACTGGGTCTGTTAAGCCTATCGATGTGCGTGATGACAAGCGGATGCTGGAGTGCCTTTGAGATTCAACAGGTAGACTACGCCAAAGCCTTTGGGATTGATTATAAGGACGGCATGTATCACCTGTATGTACAAACGCTGGATTTTGCCAGTGTCGCCAAAAGTGAAAGTTCGACCAAAAGTGCAGATACACCGCCTGTATGGGTCGGACATGCCGAAGGGAAAACCATGAGTCTGGCGCTGAACGAACTGTTCCGTACGGCTCAATTACACATGGCTTGGGGGCATGTGACAGCCATCGTAATGGCCGAAGGTGTGCTCACCAGCAAACATATCAAAGAAGTGTTCGACATGCTGGGACGGTTTCCAGAATCCCGTTATACTACCTGGGTGTACGGAACACGAGAGCCTCTGGAGAAAATTCTAAGTGCGACGTCCATCTATAATATGACGCCCTTGGATAGCATTCTTCACAATCCGCTCCCCACGTACATGGAAGAATCGTTGTATCCGCCTGTGCTCAGCTTTAAGCTCATTGCAACACATAATGATCCCGCTACAACGACGTATCTGCCGAGTATTGCATTGAATGATACCCAGTGGGTTGAGAACGAGAAGAAACATGATTTGTTTCTGGTGGAAGGAGCCTTTTTCGAGAAGACTGGCTATGACTTTGAATACTTTCCACGCAGTCAGCTTCCCGGTTATCACTGGTTAATCAAAGACATGCGGCGTGCTCCCTTGCTTGTGCAGAAGGATGGAACGATCTATGGGGCACTCAGTGTAGGATTACCAAAGATCAAAATTAAACCTGTCATTCAGGGTGAAGACGTTACGTTCAACATTGACGCCCAATACCTAACTGCCCTGTACGAATACCTGGTGCCTACCTCGTATGAAGAGATGATCCAGATTAGTGAAGTGAAGTTGCGGGAGCAGATCATGCAGACCTATCGTCACGGCCTTGAGCGTGGTGTGGATATTTATGGTCTTCAGGAGAAGCTGTATCGCAAAAATCCAAAGCTCTGGCGTAAGTTATCAAACAATGGCAGCAAGATGATGCTTACAGAAGACTCGATTCAGGATCTGAAAATCCACCTCACCATCCCGTATACAGGGAAATATAAACGGAAAGTATAG